A portion of the Micromonospora vinacea genome contains these proteins:
- a CDS encoding GNAT family N-acetyltransferase, with product MKSGGTSAPVSTDLTVRLRPVAEPDLAIFRRLCTEPGLIGLDWAGFRDAGAPARRFAVDGYLGEDDGRLIVEVEQERSAAGLVSYLSGRYAGRASYWEIGIVLLPPWRGRGIGWRAQALLCDYLFQHSPAQRIQAGTHPENVAEQRALEKAGFQLEGIIRASEFRAGQWRDAYLYSRLRDDPSPWEPAPNG from the coding sequence ATGAAGAGTGGTGGCACGTCGGCGCCGGTCTCGACCGACCTCACCGTCCGGCTGCGACCGGTTGCCGAGCCCGACCTGGCGATATTCCGGCGGCTCTGCACCGAGCCCGGCCTGATCGGCTTGGACTGGGCCGGCTTCCGGGACGCCGGGGCACCGGCGCGGAGGTTCGCTGTCGACGGCTACCTCGGCGAGGACGACGGGCGGCTCATCGTCGAGGTCGAGCAGGAACGGTCCGCTGCCGGCCTCGTCAGCTACCTCTCCGGGCGCTACGCCGGACGGGCGTCGTACTGGGAGATCGGCATCGTCCTGCTGCCGCCATGGCGCGGGCGGGGCATCGGCTGGCGCGCGCAGGCGTTGCTCTGCGACTACCTGTTCCAGCACAGCCCGGCGCAGCGGATCCAGGCCGGCACCCACCCGGAGAACGTCGCCGAGCAGCGGGCGCTGGAGAAGGCCGGCTTCCAGTTGGAGGGGATCATCCGGGCCAGCGAGTTCCGCGCTGGCCAGTGGCGCGACGCCTACCTCTACAGCCGGTTGCGCGACGACCCGTCCCCCTGGGAGCCGGCGCCGAACGGCTAG